aagaaagatACAATCTGAATATATGATATCTATTAAATAATTCATTCCATTACTGAACTTTCTTACACACAAAATACCTGTAGATCTAGAGAGCTACGCGGATGAATACTTCTATACATTCGGGATTTCTGGTCGAATATTTGTTGCAAAGaaatataatgtttttgagattcatgtTAATAAACgtatttgtaatttatatttactttttaaattctcaatAGTATTCAATttaatgtatatgtacatacacatacacacaccacaactCATGCATCTACTCATCTGTTGAGTAGGTCTGCTGAGGAAATAGTACATAGGGGGGCAGGTAAGAACTGAGCCCAATCAGTGTGATCATGCCCAGGTTCCCCAGCTTTGTGACCACATAGATTCCCAGGAAGACGACAAAGAGGGGCATCGGGAGCTCTGACTTCTCTGTTAGCCCAACCAGAATAAACTTAGTCACTAAAGAATGGTTTTCTGCTGCCATTCTTTGATCAGTTTCtgcaagggagagaaaaaaatctttctaatttttggttgttttgaatAAGGCTGCCATGTACATTTTGTACGTGTCTTTGTGTAGACAAACGTTtacatttttcttgggtaaatactaAGAGGCAGAATTGCTGGATTTATTTAGTTAAAGTCTGTTTAAGTTTATAAGAAATTGGCAAACTCTTTTCCAAAACAGTTGAACAATTTCACACTCCCCGCCAGCTTTGTATGACAAGTAGAGATGCTCCTCACCAACACCTGAAATCTTCAGatgtttttttgttctgttttttctaATCTATCATGGTCTGTAGTGTTGTCTCATTATGgtgttaattttcatttccttgattacTAAAAACATTGGATATATTTTCACAAATTTACTGACCAGTCATATATCTTTTCTGTGAGATAGCTCTTCTGGTATTTCACCAGTTGTTAATATTTGGTTGTCTTTGTACTATTATTTGCATATGttatttagatattttagatAAAAGTCCTTTGTCAGCATATGTGTTACCTTGAGCTTGCCATTTCGTTTTCTTAATGtcattaattttgatgaaatataaTCAAACCATTGTTAGTTTTTAGTTCTTTCGCTTTTAAGATTTCTTTCTAAGAAATCATAAACTTTTCCAAGATATCAAGGATTTTACCAGTTGTTTTTCCAGGTGTTTTATAGTTAGTTTTTACGTTCAGATCTGATtgatttcagaattattttggtGTAGAAATGTGTTAAGAAATGTATAGATTTtctaaactttgtatttttttaaataatttgactCATTCATTTGAAATGTAACTTTAATGAATCCAATAGCCATATCATTTATTCACTGTTTAACAGAAAGGGGATCACACTtgtaattctgttttttaattgtgTGTCTCTACTTTTTACTCTCTTCTAATTCACAAaagttgaagaaaatgaaaggaaatactgAGGTAATAAGATTGTTGTTTCTGTACGTTGAAATCAGTAATTTCTTACTATCTTCCCATTGTTACCCTCTTGATAGACATTAACAACATAAGATTGACCTTCTTCACTTACTGATTTATGAGTCTGCAAATGTTATTTAGATAGGTAATAATGTTCTCTTTTACAGGTTTGAAAGTCATGACACAAAGAGGCTATTTGACAGGCTCGGGGTATTGATTAGTAAATGATGGGGTCAGAATTTGAACACAAGCACTTTGACTTTAGAGCCTGTCCATTCAACAACTGCTCATTCTATTTCCCTCAAGGGATGTCAGAGATACTTCACTGTAGCTCAGAGATGACAAATCATAGAATTGTCACCACTACAGCTGATAGATATTCACAATGataattataaatgttatttcattttaatagtaTCTGAAAATATGAATGTTTGATGTACAAATCTAGATTTCTTGATAATTACATAAAACATTGAAGTCTGATAATAATAAGACTTCTGTTCATCCCTGACAGGAATTAGTTTCAGGTTATTAGAGGTTACTGTCTGTAGACAGGGATTGTTCTCCCCAAGTTGTCACTCAGTCATTTTTACTTGTTTACGTTGGCTTCTCTAAGAATTTAAGTTTGCAAGTATTAGCTTAAAAATATTGGAGACCATTGAAAtattcaaaacagaaaatagacaCTCAAAGTTTTTAATTACTATAAACATaggtaaaatattataatatcaaATACCAGTTActagaaaataaagattaataCATGCTAAATTGGGATAAATTATGCTTCAGTTAATTGAACCAGAGTTAAATGATCATATATAAACAAGGGGTCCCTTTCCTACAAAAGGAGAATAACAATACAATTCACCCAAATACCATGTTTTTTCTCTCCCTTGCAGAAACTGATCAAAGAATGGCAGCAGAAAACCATTCTTTAGTGACTAAGTTTATTCTGGTTGGGCTAACAGAGAAGTCAGAGCTCCAGCTGCCcctcttcctcatcttcctgggAATCTATGTAGTCACAATGCTGGGGAACCTGGGCATGATCACACTGATTGGGCTCAGTCCTTACCTGCACACCCCTATGTACTATTTCCTCAGCAGTCTGTCCTTCATTGACTTCTGCCATTCCACGGTCATTACCCCTAAGATGCTGCTGAACTTTGTGACAGAGAAGAACATCATCTCCTACCCTGAATGCATGACTCAGCTctacttcttcctcatttttgctATTGCAGAGTGCCACATGTTGGCTGCAATGGCATATGACCGCTATGTGGCCATCTGTAGCCCCTTGCTGTACAGTGTCATCATATCCAATAAGGCTAGCTTTTCTCTGATTTTAGGAGTGTATATAATAGGCCTGATGTGTGCGTCAGCTCATATAGGCTGTATTTTTAGGGTTCAATTCTGCAAATTTGATGTGATCAACCATTATTTCTGTGATCTTATTTCCATCTTGAAGCTCTCCTGTTCTAGTACTTATGTTAATGAGTTACTGATTTTAATCTTCAGTGGAATTAACATCCTTGTCCCCAGCCTGACCATCCTCAGCTCTTACTTCTTTATCATTGCCAGCATCCTCCGCATTCGCTCCACGGAGGGCAGGTCCAAAGCCTTCAGCACTTGCAGCTCCCACATCTCGGCTGTTGCTATCTTCTTTGGATCTGCAGCATTCATGTACCTGCAACCATCATCTGTCAGCTCCATGGACCAGAGGAAAGTGTCCTCTGTGTTTTACACTATTGTTGTGCCCATGCTGAACCCCCTGATCTACAGCCTGAGGAATAAAGATGTCCACGTCGCCCTGAAGAAAATGCTAGGGAAAAGAACATTCTTATGAACAGAAGTACTATGAAAATGATTGCATTAGATCTAAGTTTTTGACTATTATATTGTATGAAATGATGTCTTTCACTTTAGCGCATCTGTCaacattctttctaatttgggGGGATTTTACGGACATTATTTCTTATGCACATGGTCTATTTTACGCCAATTCCatctcattttttctcttataaGGATTATGAAGACATATTTTCTTAGAAGAAATAATAAGGTGACATAGTGAATTAGTGGCATAACCCACTAATGCCAATTccattccctttccccttttctttcatGTAATTGATTAAAACATAgtcctcaacataataaaaatactctCTTCTGGTGATAAAATACTAAGCTTCAGTTCTAAAGGGCTGTTCCCTGGAAAATCTAAAAACACATTACACTAATCATATCAAATAGAGCTGGTCAGGGTCTCCATCAGTCATGGATTCTATTGTTTTGAGCCAACACAAACGCTAGCGTGAATGTATTTCTTCTACTTACAGCTGCTATCTCTAAACTAAACCAAACTATTGGAATGGTATTGCCCATGTACCTCAGGGTAATCAACACAACATAAAGTATGCCAGAATCAGACCTACAAAAATATACTTGTAAAGGCTAGAAAAACTTAAATGTTATTTCTTCAGAGAACTCCTCTTCGAAACTCCAACTAAATTACTTTGTACACTATCCCTCTCTTCTTGCTCTCAGATACTGTCTCCTTTTCTTCTCAGCACATATGACTTATGATAATAATATGATACTTAAATGCTTATTCTTTTAATCTTTCTCTGTTGAGTTGGCTTAAGCTCTAATAAGACATAGAGTAGACACTCAAATAATATTGATTGAAAATAGTACCGGACACCTCAGACATCCCATGTCAGATCACCTGCCTACCTCTCACTTCAGTCTCTTACACATCTGTTAGTTCTGTGCAAGCTCAAATTCAACTTGCATTAACAGAATTCCACTTTAAATATCCACCATgaaacttttttcatattttaaaattaacattatttttaggACAGTTTTAAATTTATCACAAACTTTTGATGATAGTAGAGTTCCCTTGTCCTATATAATTTTTCCTATTACTAACATCATATATTAATATGCTACATTAGTTACAATTAATGAATCATTGAAACATTATTAAATAGCATCtatattcttttgtttatttacttgtttaattgaaacaaaaaattatattatttgtgGTATACAGCACTGATGCTTTGATATATGCGTACATcgtggaatgactaaatcaagctatttaacatatgcattgcctcataaatttattatttttttgtggtgagaacatgtaaaatctactttcttagcaattttcaaatatacaatatattgttattagaTATACTTGCCTTGTTGTATAATAAGTCTactgaacttattcctcctgtctaactgaaattttgtatcttttgaccaacatctccccagttgccatcccttcccccaaaccctggtaaccaccattttactcgcTGCTTTGTTCAGTTctactttttagattccacacataagtgagatcGTGCACTGTTggtttttctgtgcctgacttatttcatttaacaaaatatcctccagattcatccatgttgtagcagatgacaagatttgtttttttaagtctGAATAGAATTCCATTATGAATAtacacctcattttctttatccattcatgtgttgatggacacttacgttgATTACATAACTTGGCTATTTTGAgtaatgctacaataaacatgggagtgcagatatctcatcaacatactgatttcgttacctttggatatataaccagcagtgagattgctggatcacgtggtagttctattttttaacttttgaagaaACCATACTGTTTTAAATAATAGCTGTGTGAATTTGTATTCTCACCACCAGTGTGCAAGGGCTCTCTGTTCACATTCTAGCCAATGAATTGGGTGGAGGCCCAGAGCTCAGGGCCCTGAGCAAGCCTCGGATGCTCCGGTCCCTGGATCCGCCTTTTAAATTcttattctgtctctttctaaTTCCTCTGTCTCCACTGGACTCAGGGTACCCACCGGGTGGTGTGGGGATGGTTTCCCCAATACTAATCCGTGTCATAGTATTTCTCAAAACATTTTAGCTTATATCATATACTTTTGTTCTTTGTCAAGATAGCTTCAGATATTCTAAGGCAATCAAAATTCCATATGACTTCTAAATTTGACAGACTTGCAAGCAAAAGTAGTCAAATCCACAAGTATTTTTGGAGATACCTATGCCACTCTCTCAGTCACTGATAGAACAAATAGacagaaacattttaagaaaggaTTTCAAAAAGCATGATTTATTAAAAAATCCAATTGACACTGTAGgttctatcaaaattaaaaatttttgctcCTCCTAAGACATTGTTAAgagattaaaaagataaatctCAGAACATACTTGCAGATCAGGTATCAACTAAAGTTTTGTATTCAGaatatgtaaaaattctcaaaactcagtaataagaaaacaacccataaaatgaacaaatatttgaattCATCACCATTGTTACAatgatggcaaataaacatatggaAACATACCACAGTACACCTATTAATTAGAATGACTGACATTAAAAGTATAAGCTGAGGCTGTGCACTGACTGGAACTATCACAATCTGGTAGTATGAAtctaaaatgatacagccacttaAACAAACAATCTTCCAGTTactgaaaaattaaacatatatccACTATATTATTCATCCTTTCCACACTGAGTAGTTACTCAGGAGAAATTAAACATATGCttatacaaagacttgtacattaACATTCACAGTAGCTTTATTTGTCATAGTCCAATACTGGAAATGATACAAGTGTTCCTTAATTGAAAATGCTTTGTGGTTTATTCATCCAAATCCATACCACTCAGTAGTAAAAACATTGAACAATTGATACACaaggcaacatggatgaacctcaaaataattatgcttagCAGAAGGAGCCAAACCTGCACCCCATCCCCCAGAAAAAAGTATGTCTATATAATTTCATCTCTGTAAAATTCTAGCAAATGCAAATTAATCTATATTGACAGAAAGCAGATGATTCTTTGTGTGAGGACAGAAGTGGGGCATTACAAAGGGGCAGGAAGAAAACATCTGTGGATAACGGATATGTTCCTTAGCTTGGTGGTgataattttacatatatcacatacatacatacatataatatacacacatatgtaagtGGTGATGTTTtcatattgtatatatgtacatacatttatatatatacatatgtgtgtagcAAGATAGATAACACCAAgttgtgtattttaaatatgtaaatatttaagtatttaaattcACAAGTGTTGACCACAAACATTCCAATCTAATTCTAgcctgaaaattttcaaaaaggtCAAACTTTTTAatctgataaatatttaaaattttcttccacaACAGAAAGGATAATAAGGCCTAATTATTTAGTTCATTCATGCAGTACATCCGCATTAACTGATGCTTGGTGAGTGGAAGAGACGGCCTCATGACACTCCTGAGAGGAAGACCTGAGAACAGACAGTGCAAATCAGGAAGTGCAGCCTAGAAGCTTACTCATGGTCACTCCATCGTTGATACTAATCTCAGTTCTTCCTAATACATTAGGTTACAGGAGAGGAGAAAACTGGGTAGTTCAAAGCCCTCCTTACAGGTGCACGTCTGAATTCTGCCTTTACAAATTAATGTGTCTGCAGACTCTAAAAATATCCTTACAAATGCAAATTATTctagaaattaaagaaatgagACAATTGCCTAAGAAAAAGTAGTCTCTGCTCACATTACAGGGAAGGGGGTGCCAGGAAGGCAGGGGAGAAGATAAATTTTCCTCGATTTCAATTTCAAAGACCCACCCAGTGTGTTCAAACCATTTATGAAAGAAGCCATCTTGTTGAAGTCCGTTTACTAGCTACCTGTGTTGTGTCAAGCATAATTGTTATTGCTAATTTTACAAAGGCATTTTAGCCGTGATCTTTGAGATGTAGGAGTTCACCAGTCAATGGAAGAACCAGGCATAATAACCCACAATAAAATGTGATACtaataatagcaaaaacttgTATAGGGCTTTCTATGTACCACACATTAATGGAatcacacatatttattaactcatttacacTTCATCACTATACTATATAGTAGATATATctattatctgcattttacatatgaggaaactgaggcatggagaagtTAAATAGCTTCTCAAATGTTACAAAGATAGGAAAAGACAAAACCAGGGTTAGAGCCCAGGCAATCTGACTTCCGCAAACATTCCTTTAATTATTTCAGCATACAGTCTACTGCAATTAGCTTAGCACAAGTGTGATAAGAGCACAAAGCTGTGAGTTATGAATTCTGTTTATGGGACTCTAGGAAGGCTTCGCAGGTAAGTTACATGAGAGTCAGATTTTTAATGATGAACAAAATTTatcatggaaaaaaagaaatgaaagaatgaaggaatATAAAGCAAAGGGGTGATATGAAGCACCTCAAAGGGAAGCCAACAATTTGACATAGTCATGAGTaacagggagaaagaagggaCTGGCATTTTGCTAACATAATCATTAATCATGGCATGGGTTCATGTAATGTCAAAGAGCTTGATTTGAGTTGGAAAACCAACAAGTGACAGCAAGAATCAATTCAATAATGAATGCAACAGGGTTGCTTAAAtgcttttgtttaatatttacttGGTTTTCTTACCAGGCTATTTGTCATCAGATAGGTCCCATTGGTTCAAGTATCTCAAAACCGATGACTGATTATTAAGCACTATCAATTGCTAGTTATCTTGGGCCTCCAATTGCCGCTGTTTTTCTGCTTGCCATCTTTTGTGAAAGAGTGAACAGGGAGCATTCTGGTTGGACTTGTAATGGGCCTTACGGATATGATTGTGGAGTTCACCTACAGAACAGGGAGTTGCTTGGCTGCCAGTGACTGTCCCAAGATTATCTGTGGAGAGCACTGTCTGTACCTTtccatcattcttttctttttcttttcttttcttttttctttttatttttggtggggaGTGGAGGGGGCAGTCTATACTGGCAGTCTTAGGAATCTCCCTCTTAACAAAACCTATTCCTAATGTACATATTATCCTGAGCAATCTCATGGACATCTCAAGAAAGCTTATGACTTATTCTGTGGTTTGAGGAAGACAGGGCTCAAGCTgcccaaggaggaggaggaagcccCGAGGAAGAAGCTGTCATCTGAGAGGCCCTTGTGGAGGACTGCAGCAAACTTCAACACCGGGGTCCTCCTGGTTGTGGTGCTCTTTGTTTATGGCTAGTTTGCCTGAACTCTGAGCCACTAAAAtacttaataattattaataagtaAGCCAAGgataattttatgaattttcttatAGCTTGTTGTGTTGCAAAAGGGAGATGAGTAGTTGGTAATTTTGTCTAATGAAATGACTAAAGATTTGATATTTTGCTTTAATTGTTTCTTTGTATCATTAAGAAAAagttgggctgggcgcggtggctcaggcctataatcccggcacttcgggaggctgaggcaggcagatcacctgaggtcagtcaggagtttgagaccagcctgaccaacatggtgaaaccccgtctctactaaaaatacaaaaaattagccggacatggtggcaggcacctgtaatcccagctacttgggaggctgagacaggagaatcgcttgaacccaggaggcagaggttgcagtgagccgagatcatgccactgcactccagcctggatgtgacagggcgagactccatttcacaaaaaaagaaagaacaagttgACAATTTATGAAACTATTAAGTGACCCTATACATGTGTAAACCAGACACTTAGGGTCTAAATTATTGTTTCCAGCTTTATTttggtataattaaaaaataacaattatatgTCTTTaagatgtaaaaacaaaaaaagaaaggaaggagcagTGAAAGGAACCCTAGACAGGTGAGTTAAATTTCATCACCAAGAACAC
This portion of the Macaca mulatta isolate MMU2019108-1 chromosome 14, T2T-MMU8v2.0, whole genome shotgun sequence genome encodes:
- the OR8G5 gene encoding olfactory receptor 8G5 (The RefSeq protein has 4 substitutions compared to this genomic sequence), which gives rise to MIIYKQGVPFLQKENNNTIHPNTMFFLSLAETDQRMAAENHSLVTKFILVGLTEKSELQLPLFLIFLGIYVVTMLGNLGMITLIGLSPYLHTPMYYFLSSLSFIDFCHSTVITPKMLLNFVTEKNIISYPECMTQLYFFLIFAIAECHMLAAMAYDRYVAICSPLLYSVIISNKASFSLILGVYIIGLICASAHIGCIFRVQFCKFDVINHYFCDLISILKLSCSSTYVNELLVLIFSGINILVPSLTILSSYFFIIASILRIRSTEGRSKAFSTCSSHISAVAIFFGSAAFMYLQPSSVSSMDQGKVSSVFYTIVVPMLNPLIYSLRNKDVHVALRKMLGKRTFL
- the OR8G5 gene encoding olfactory receptor 8G5 isoform X1 — translated: MAAENHSLVTKFILVGLTEKSELQLPLFLIFLGIYVVTMLGNLGMITLIGLSPYLHTPMYYFLSSLSFIDFCHSTVITPKMLLNFVTEKNIISYPECMTQLYFFLIFAIAECHMLAAMAYDRYVAICSPLLYSVIISNKASFSLILGVYIIGLMCASAHIGCIFRVQFCKFDVINHYFCDLISILKLSCSSTYVNELLILIFSGINILVPSLTILSSYFFIIASILRIRSTEGRSKAFSTCSSHISAVAIFFGSAAFMYLQPSSVSSMDQRKVSSVFYTIVVPMLNPLIYSLRNKDVHVALKKMLGKRTFL